Part of the Halopenitus persicus genome is shown below.
TCGCCCTTCGTGAACTGCCTCCCCGAACGGTCATCTACGTCTATCCGCTGACCGGACGGCCGGACGAGGACGTGATCCCGGAGGGATGGGAGGACGTCCCGGGTGCCCGCGGCTGTACGCCTGAGTCACGCGGGTTTCGCAGCCATTACGACGAGCTCCGGGAGGCCGGCGTTGGCGACGTGTTCGGACTGTCGACGCAGTCGACCGCGTACCAGCGCGAGGCCCGCGACCGGCTCCATCTTCCCTTCGAGCTGCTGAGCGATGCCGACCGGGAGCTTGCGGACGCCCTCGACCTCCCGACGTTCACCATCGCAGGGGACGACTATCTGAAGCGATTGACGATGGTCGTCACCGATGGCCGCATCGAACACGTCTTCTATCCGATCTTCCCGCCGGACGAACACGCGGACGAGGTGCTGGAGTGGGCCGCAAGCGACTCCCGGTAACTGCTCCGATCGTCGCCGAACGGACGCCCGATCACCGGCGAGCCCTTCCTCACGCTCGCCGTCGTTCCGTGGACGCGTTCGATCTGCCCGCCGAGTAGTCGCCGTCCACCCATCCCTCATCGTCTTTCGAAACTGACCGGTATGTGAATTCATATGAATAACTATGATAGATTATGTCCCGCAACCGATCCGTCGCACGATACGGTCCGAGCGCGACCGGTCATCCGGCGAACGGTACCTCGACAGATATTGGTGATTCAAGGCCATA
Proteins encoded:
- a CDS encoding peroxiredoxin, giving the protein MSKDFPLPDDLPVPEDDGAADHLPGMTVPDVSLPATDDATVALRELPPRTVIYVYPLTGRPDEDVIPEGWEDVPGARGCTPESRGFRSHYDELREAGVGDVFGLSTQSTAYQREARDRLHLPFELLSDADRELADALDLPTFTIAGDDYLKRLTMVVTDGRIEHVFYPIFPPDEHADEVLEWAASDSR